The Tetrapisispora phaffii CBS 4417 chromosome 5, complete genome genome segment GCGTACGTTAACCCCTCTTTCCAATTTACCTACGATTCCTCGGTTGTATGTAATATCTGTAAAATGAGaacaaaattatcaaaCGAACATTTTGCTCCTCTTGGTCCAGATGGAAATAGATCTGACATGGGAGCTAGACCAGATTTGTATAAAGGCTGTGTTGATTTTGCTGTCCCTGATATTTATAACTGCAAAGCTGGCGAAGCTCCTTTGCCATTGCACTATGTTTTCTTAATTGATGTTTCATTGATTGCTAATGAAAATGGTAGCTCGCTTGCTGCTGTTGAAGGTGTTCGTTCAGCTATCGAATATATCGGCGATTTTCAACCAAAGTGTAAAGTTGCTATTATCTCTTACgattcaaaattgaaattctATAATTTATCTCCAGAATTAGCATCTGCACAAGAATATGTCATTACCGAAATTAATGATGTGTTTTTACCATTCTACGAGGGTTTATTTGTTAGACCAAATGATTCTACTAAAACTATCAACGATACTTTAAGAAAAATTTCCCAATATATTACTATGGATAAATTCTCACATGTTCCACATGTCTGCTATGGTTCAGCTTTAGAAGCTGCGAAGTTAGCCTTAGACACTGTGACAAATGGTCAAGGTGGGAAGATCGTCTGTACATTGAATTCGTTACCAACTATTGGTAACGGTAATTTATCCTTAAGAAAAGACGACAACATGAAGCGTCACTTAAAATGTGACAATGACTTCTATAGTAAGTTAGCTCGTGAAATGTTATCCAGTTATATCTCGTTAGATTTATACGTCACAAGTGCCGGTTTTGTTGACATGGCTACTGTCGCACACCCTGTATATATGACATCTGGTAACCTAAAATACTATCCGCATTTTATTCATGAAAAGGATGAATTTACTCTTGTCAATGATATGACAGAAAATATAGCAAGTATTACTGGTTACCAAGCTTTACTAAAAATCCGTTGTTCATCTGGTCTAGCAGTTTACCAATATTACATGGGTGCTAGTGAAGGTTCTGACCGTGATCCAATAATACCTGTTTTAACATCCAATACAACCATTGATGttctattaaaatatgttgaaaaattgaaagaagGGACTGATATGAGTTTTCAGGCTGCCTTGTTATATACCAACATTGATGGTGATAGAAGAGTACGTTCAATCAACACCAGTGGTGCTGTCTCAGGTAATATTcgtgaaatatttaaattcttaaaCCAACAAGTTATTTTAAGAATAATGGTTAAAGATATCTTGAATGCACTAGGTGATGCTGATTTTGCTAAGGTAAGACAATCAATCGACGATAAAATGGTCGATATATTAACTCAATACAGAGCATTGGTTAGTGgcaattcttcttctcaaTTAGTCCTACCTGATACTTTAAAAACATTACCAACTTATATGCTATCTTTCCAGAAATCGGAATTAATGAAACCAAACGCACAAAGTACACGTGATAATCAACGTGTATATGacttattcaaatattacaTGTTTAATAGAGCACAATTTTCCTATAAATTATACCCTCAAATAATACCAACGCATGTTTTATTGGAGGATACCGACTTAACATTCTATGATGCCcattatcaattattaatgataaaacaaAGTTCAATCGATAACGTTACAGTCAAAGATGCTTATATGCAATTCACCGATGGTGGATGCTATCTAATCTTTAATGGTGAAACATGTTATTTATGGTTTAATGAGAATACTAATAAACttttattagaagatttattagatgTTGGTGCCAATACCGCATATAACCAAATCACGTTATGTAGTAATTCTTTACCAAAGATATCTACTCACATCAATAAAAAGGCTAACAATACCGTAAAGAATTGGACACAAACaactaataaatcaataattccggttattttattaagaCCAAATGTGGATCAATACTACAGCAAAGTGTTTACATCAAT includes the following:
- the SFB3 gene encoding Sfb3p (similar to Saccharomyces cerevisiae SFB3 (YHR098C); ancestral locus Anc_5.400), whose amino-acid sequence is MQNENFNSQNNMQSVENGVRNLFLKKGKRPHRAFHNLSVSNISKNQLPPVTQDLNSVYDNGIYGDVASSNPNQMNFQGGNVGYQNQGSSVVAQEMNSVNGFENPQSGRVFTPKHFDSPLSTPSVNEVINQGSYAFHSPNNLPIQSMSHIIAKQRWEDQLEYLTKSFNTKDNSIPPLSTTQYYCNDQGSCDPRLLALTMYNIPKNEHFRSATKLPLGLTIQPFAKLIPNENIPLVESTQESGPLRCNRCRAYVNPSFQFTYDSSVVCNICKMRTKLSNEHFAPLGPDGNRSDMGARPDLYKGCVDFAVPDIYNCKAGEAPLPLHYVFLIDVSLIANENGSSLAAVEGVRSAIEYIGDFQPKCKVAIISYDSKLKFYNLSPELASAQEYVITEINDVFLPFYEGLFVRPNDSTKTINDTLRKISQYITMDKFSHVPHVCYGSALEAAKLALDTVTNGQGGKIVCTLNSLPTIGNGNLSLRKDDNMKRHLKCDNDFYSKLAREMLSSYISLDLYVTSAGFVDMATVAHPVYMTSGNLKYYPHFIHEKDEFTLVNDMTENIASITGYQALLKIRCSSGLAVYQYYMGASEGSDRDPIIPVLTSNTTIDVLLKYVEKLKEGTDMSFQAALLYTNIDGDRRVRSINTSGAVSGNIREIFKFLNQQVILRIMVKDILNALGDADFAKVRQSIDDKMVDILTQYRALVSGNSSSQLVLPDTLKTLPTYMLSFQKSELMKPNAQSTRDNQRVYDLFKYYMFNRAQFSYKLYPQIIPTHVLLEDTDLTFYDAHYQLLMIKQSSIDNVTVKDAYMQFTDGGCYLIFNGETCYLWFNENTNKLLLEDLLDVGANTAYNQITLCSNSLPKISTHINKKANNTVKNWTQTTNKSIIPVILLRPNVDQYYSKVFTSIIVEDPTMNKVDSADNYLVNMHRRIQENLTKTNYVEN